From the Trifolium pratense cultivar HEN17-A07 linkage group LG4, ARS_RC_1.1, whole genome shotgun sequence genome, the window agagaaaaaaaaatactactgtATGTTATTAAGATATAAGTTTAAATGCTACTTgccctaaaaaaaataaagtttaaatgCTACTTGAAgttgtttattgaaaaaatgttAACTAATAAACAATTCATCAAAGTGTTTtgctagaaaaaaaaattatagttaaactttattttttatttttgggttgatagacgaaatgataaagccgttgaaaactcacacacaaaaTGAAATAACCGAGGTTCGAATCTCGGTTCTGACGTCCAACACTAGCCATTTCGGTATTTCTTCCGGTTAAGTTAGGTTTTGTGAACTTTTTTATAGTTAAACTACTATGAACTTTTTATAgttaaactactaaacttcCTTCCAACCAActcaaaactaattttttttggacGCAACCAACTCAAAACTTAGACCATGTTTTCTTCTTGAAAATATATGAAATGGTGAAAAGGTTGTTACCAGATCAATGCGCCAACATCGAATTGTAGCTATACTTAGCTATAAATATTTACATTTACTTATATGTATGTGTGTAATTTCGTCCACAATCTCATGTAAATATTCTGACTCAACCATTATTTTAGACTCTCGTTGAGATGAGAATAACTAGGATTAACAGTGTACACTGATTCTGTGATTCATGTCTTGAATAAATTTGACAGGCTCCATATCATCTGATAACAAAATGTTGAAAACTCAATGCTAAGAATTTTGTGCTggattaaattgaaaattttctgAGATCGCTGTACTAACAAAAGATTTTGTAAACAGACAGAAACCATTCGATTTGAGTTTTGCTAAACACTAAACTACCATACAGTtactttcttctttctcttggTATTGTAATGTGTTGAAACAGTAAAGGAAGTAAAGACGATGTTTCACCATGGATTGAACAGTCTGATATTAAGAAAGAGTTGAAGAATCAATAGAAAGCCGCTCAAAATTTGGGAAGAACGTGGAACGTCACCATTGTTCAGTAAGCACGAAGAGATGCTAAGCTGCAGCTAGGTGTCATTTTCAATGCCCTGGACTACTATAGGCACATATCACCCCCCATTTCGCTGATAACTTTCTCCACCTTGACCAACATATCTAACAAGAAGAAATTGGTAGGTAAGTATTTTggacataaaacaaaaaatggatgTATAATAAGCAATGACTAGAGACTTTCACTGATATACAAGGTACATAAAAATACAGGATGCATAAAAACCATTCAAGCTAAAGAAGATTAAGAAGTTTTCAGAATTTAGAATTTTCTATTCATACTCTAggactaaaaagaaaaaagacaagaactaaataaataaaaatggcaTGTTATATTGAACAAATGTAAGAGAGGTTCAGTTCAGATAGAGAACGAGAGGGATTGCTACCTTGGAAAGAAGAATCTTCCATGTATCTCTGCATCAAACGAAAAGAACATCAGGAGTAACAAACAATCACTAAATAAAATGTACTTCCAAACATTCACAACTTAGAGAACATCTAAGCAAAATGAGAAATCCAAAATATGTACCACAATTTGGGACTTCAGATCATTCTCCTCATTAACAGTTGGTGGTTGAGctgaaatatatattattttattaaaatgaaatagcATGTGATAGAAATCAGAAGACAAATATTATGTTAAACTTAAAATAGAAAAGTTCCCCAACCATGGTTGACCCCAGAGCAATCCATCAGGAATGTGGCAAAACTGGGTGGCAAGCCGATGCTTTCAAAGTCAAAGTTGTGAGCAGgagttatttcctttttttGGGTTCCTGAAGGTCCCTCTCCTTCATTATTTATACATAGTGGCATTTGTGGAATGTAAGTGTCAGCTTGAGTCATAAAACTTGGTTCCTTAGAAGCTCTACAAGCACAAACACAACAAGCTCAGTATATGTGTCCAATCTCCATCACAATCAAGTCAACTGATGCTTCAATATAGGTAATGACGGATTTATCTCCTCCATTGAAATGAGTTGTGAATGAAGTCAGAAAATTCATTATTGATATTTCAAGACAGCCATAATTTGTTATGCATATGTACATAAGTATCAACTGTTGATTTGTTCATAAACGATTGATATTACTCACTTTACGGGAGTCGGATCTGGTAATGAGAGACTATATTTGCACCACATAAAAGTGGGGAAAGGATGTACATGAAAATAGAAAACAGATCAGTAAATGGTTATGTATTAAACAGAGAAACAAAATGACAATTAACATGCATCATAACTCAATTTACTCCAACAAAATCTAACTAATGGCACATAGCTGTTTTATACCTGTAAGGGTTCTTGTTTGTTGACATAAATTCTGATTGAGACGAAATTTCTGAACCAAAGTCGATATTTAAAAGGTTATGGGCCCTTGTCATCTTTTAGGACCTCCTGGGAAGGAACACAATCATCAAGAATCGACAAGGAAATAATGTAGTTGTTTATACAAGTGCAAGTGCAACCCCTGGTTCTATGTATTTTCGTGGTGATTTATTGTATTATGATAACAATTGTTTACCTTCAAAGCACTGATGAATTGTGTTTCATAGATTGATGGGAACCGCATTGCAAACTTTTGAATCTGCCAAAAAGGAAAAGTAGCTTCGCAATTATCATAATCTGTTTGAATAAGGTAGTGTATGTGTGTGACTAGATTTGTTGTTCACTCAATAAGTTAAGTATGTCTCGTCCTAACAAAACTCTACTACTACATTCATGCAAAGTTACAGTAACCAATGCGAAAATCAACACTGAATTGTTGCAAGTCAAGATGGAATAGCCATGAGGCAAGTTATTATCAAATTTATCTCCAAAATCAACACATGACCACATAAAGTTAGAAAGGAAATTAACTAGCATATTGTTATGCAATCCTTAACCAAAAAGTGCTCTATCAGACTAATTCAATTAACTAACTTCTTAAATGTGAAAATCTAGCAAATATAGTTAAAGTGATCCTTCAAAAATATGAAGTTTCTCCAAAGCAATACAACTCCTTCAGTTAAAATCAGTCCTCACATTTTAGTTCTAAATTGCAATCCACAAGCACAATTGCAATTTGCAAATACAACATAAAGGTTTTTGAAGTCTCGACAACGGTAATGCAATTAATTGCAATTGCGGCTGCATCAACTgcatttataaatattttgccGCAATGTCAAAATCCACAACATAACTCAAACGGCAATTTCCAACATAGCTCACATCAAATCATGATCATAGAATGCACATccagaactaatttaacaattTGACTAATAAACACATCATAGATCGAAAAAAATTAGGAACTAATCTGATTATTTAATCCACTAAAATCACAGTGGATATATGAATTAACATCATACGCAACATTAACAATAATTGTGTAGTGAAAAATTACCTCGCCACGGGAATCTCTGTAACTAACCAGCACAGTTCTAATTCCCCTTGCAGGAAATCCAAGATCACACGATACTTGAGGCCACGAAAAATGCAGTTTCGAAACGTAATGCTCTTCCTGCAAAAAATCACACAGTAATTTCAcaattcaaattccaaaaaaCATTCTCCTACAACAAAATCACTTCGATCCAAAACACACACAAAATTAAAACCTCCGAAAATACTGAATCAAGCTTCTTCACTTCCGAAACTCAAAAACAGTTACATCGATTAAGTAATAGCAATAACAGTTCCGTTTTGAACAAATCtgaatatataaaacaa encodes:
- the LOC123922909 gene encoding protein POOR HOMOLOGOUS SYNAPSIS 1 encodes the protein MAGTVAVRSTNSISDEWEICFACFIPFPHSITSPSSSSGLHPLPPRLRNHPPRGTWISSSTSTFLRFSPDLSFSDVIFTVSINGKLFEEHYVSKLHFSWPQVSCDLGFPARGIRTVLVSYRDSRGEIQKFAMRFPSIYETQFISALKKFRLNQNLCQQTRTLTACCVCACRASKEPSFMTQADTYIPQMPLCINNEGEGPSGTQKKEITPAHNFDFESIGLPPSFATFLMDCSGVNHAQPPTVNEENDLKSQIVRYMEDSSFQDMLVKVEKVISEMGGDMCL